A genomic segment from Aegilops tauschii subsp. strangulata cultivar AL8/78 chromosome 1, Aet v6.0, whole genome shotgun sequence encodes:
- the LOC109735201 gene encoding uncharacterized protein, producing MHMKPWFPDRLLRDFLKVMYFNQKERAEMIEDIVLGDTEAFAPVFQQSILLLWGENDNMWPIEDAECLKHKLGEKANLRRISKAGHLVQLERPCVFNRNLIEFLAHGNTRSS from the exons ATGCACATGAAGCCGTGGTTTCCGGATCGCCTTCTCAGGGACTTTCTTAAG GTGATGTATTTCAACCAAAAGGAGAGAGCTGAGATGATAGAAGATATAGTCCTCGGGGACACAGAAGCATTTGCCCCTGTTTTTCAGCAG AGCATACTCCTGTTGTGGGGTGAAAATGACAACATGTGGCCCATAGAGGATGCTGAGTGTCTGAAACA CAAGCTAGGGGAGAAGGCGAACCTGCGACGCATAAGCAAAGCAGGGCATCTTGTACAACTGGAGAGGCCATGTGTCTTCAACCGCAACCTCATAGAGTTCCTGGCTCATGGCAACACACGCTCCTCTTGA